A single Maniola hyperantus chromosome 11, iAphHyp1.2, whole genome shotgun sequence DNA region contains:
- the LOC117986602 gene encoding uncharacterized protein isoform X1: MLIFKCGLMVLSSSYILSLCSEVVKETNFFDTGLAFMYVASGALAGKIIYDRYQQVHVLGSLTPNPNVTLFANRIASFSATFLSLGFLVYFFLFLFKVDEQCLRALNIFICGFGTLYMWVQCIITTYISTLFYDRRLTVLRQCLANVSFLFLIVMAIFGTVSSFLPEGGGSSAVYVCHVVSSLCSYTLTAIFCIFILSFEKDYEYFSEGLRSELLLDDACSLNNTSLSDGDSIFGPQELISNAIVIKASIACGKTS, translated from the exons atgttaatttttaagTGTGGGCTCATGGTACTATCTTCATCTTATATTTTATC CCTTTGTTCTGAAGTGGTTAAAGAAACGAATTTTTTTGACACTGGCCTTGCATTTATGTATGTTGCCAGCGGAGCACTGG CTGGCAAAATCATCTATGACAGATACCAGCAGGTCCATGTCCTAGGCTCTTTAACCCCAAATCCAAATGTGACATTGTTTGCAAATAGGATTGCTTCCTTCTCAGCTACATTCCTGTCATTGGGCTTCCTGGTTTACTTCTTTTTGTTCTTATTTAAG GTGGATGAACAATGCCTGCGAGCGCTAAACATATTTATATGTGGATTTGGAACTTTGTACATGTGGGTGCAG TGCATCATAACTACATATATTTCTACACTATTCTATGATAGAAGATTGACAGTGCTAAGGCAATGCCTTGCGAACGTGAGCTTCCTCTTCCTTATTGTTATGGCAATTTTTGGGACCGTATCTTCATTTTTGCCTGAAG GTGGGGGTTCCAGTGCCGTTTACGTTTGCCACGTCGTCAGTTCCCTTTGTAGTTATACGTTGACGGCGATATTCTGTATATTTATATTGTCCTTCGAAAAAGATTATGAATATTTTTCTGAG GGACTTCGATCAGAATTGTTGCTCGATGACGCTTGTTCCTTGAACAATACGTCACTTTCCGACGGCGATAGTATATTTGGACCACAGGAGCTTATCTCGAATGCGATAGTTATAAAGGCCAGCATAGCTTGCGGTAAGACCTCCTGA
- the LOC117986602 gene encoding uncharacterized protein isoform X2, with the protein MLQRILIKLHKKIYSLCSEVVKETNFFDTGLAFMYVASGALAGKIIYDRYQQVHVLGSLTPNPNVTLFANRIASFSATFLSLGFLVYFFLFLFKVDEQCLRALNIFICGFGTLYMWVQCIITTYISTLFYDRRLTVLRQCLANVSFLFLIVMAIFGTVSSFLPEGGGSSAVYVCHVVSSLCSYTLTAIFCIFILSFEKDYEYFSEGLRSELLLDDACSLNNTSLSDGDSIFGPQELISNAIVIKASIACGKTS; encoded by the exons ATGCTGCAACGAATACTGATAaagttacacaaaaaaatttatag CCTTTGTTCTGAAGTGGTTAAAGAAACGAATTTTTTTGACACTGGCCTTGCATTTATGTATGTTGCCAGCGGAGCACTGG CTGGCAAAATCATCTATGACAGATACCAGCAGGTCCATGTCCTAGGCTCTTTAACCCCAAATCCAAATGTGACATTGTTTGCAAATAGGATTGCTTCCTTCTCAGCTACATTCCTGTCATTGGGCTTCCTGGTTTACTTCTTTTTGTTCTTATTTAAG GTGGATGAACAATGCCTGCGAGCGCTAAACATATTTATATGTGGATTTGGAACTTTGTACATGTGGGTGCAG TGCATCATAACTACATATATTTCTACACTATTCTATGATAGAAGATTGACAGTGCTAAGGCAATGCCTTGCGAACGTGAGCTTCCTCTTCCTTATTGTTATGGCAATTTTTGGGACCGTATCTTCATTTTTGCCTGAAG GTGGGGGTTCCAGTGCCGTTTACGTTTGCCACGTCGTCAGTTCCCTTTGTAGTTATACGTTGACGGCGATATTCTGTATATTTATATTGTCCTTCGAAAAAGATTATGAATATTTTTCTGAG GGACTTCGATCAGAATTGTTGCTCGATGACGCTTGTTCCTTGAACAATACGTCACTTTCCGACGGCGATAGTATATTTGGACCACAGGAGCTTATCTCGAATGCGATAGTTATAAAGGCCAGCATAGCTTGCGGTAAGACCTCCTGA
- the LOC138403018 gene encoding uncharacterized protein: protein MSSGENDDSVKYSYKHNVSVNKLADDAVITKCLTNENQRAVHWNEIPSCSNVNYDAYMEQDSFESVRLIDPDFIVINLSCDVNDGCDSKTREAVVGTNVYNIDCDNSSILSVDSSQSLVPVANNEIVKSENQKLVSLSLSILLAALLQAMRCFAQFLEDIVTPQRL from the coding sequence ATGTCGTCCGGTGAAAACGACGATTCTGTGAAATATAGTTATAAACATAATGTAAGTGTTAATAAACTAGCGGACGATGCAGTAATAACCAAGTGCCTAACTAATGAAAATCAGCGTGCTGTGCATTGGAATGAGATTCCAAGTTGTTCTAATGTTAATTATGATGCTTATATGGAGCAGGACTCGTTTGAAAGCGTTCGATTGATCGATCCCGATTTTATTGTGATAAATCTGTCGTGTGACGTCAACGATGGTTGCGATTCCAAAACGAGAGAGGCGGTTGTTGGTacaaatgtttataatattgatTGTGATAACTCGAGCATCCTTAGCGTAGATTCGAGCCAAAGTTTAGTTCCTGTTGCGAACAACGAAATCGTCAAATCGGAGAATCAAAAGCTGGTGAGTCTATCCCTCTCCATTTTGCTGGCCGCGTTGCTGCAAGCGATGCGATGTTTCGCCCAGTTCTTAGAGGACATTGTTACCCCACAAAGATTATAA